TACAGAGGGGGGAATCCTTGATGAAGGAATCCGAGATACTGGACGACCTGGCCCGCGTGCTTTCGGATTTCCAAGGGCGAGAGTACTCCGACCTCATTGGCCCTGAAACGCGCTTTTTCGCCGACCTGGGCCTCGCGTCGATCGACGCCGT
The window above is part of the Bremerella sp. JC817 genome. Proteins encoded here:
- a CDS encoding phosphopantetheine-binding protein, yielding QRGESLMKESEILDDLARVLSDFQGREYSDLIGPETRFFADLGLASIDAVVLGETLQAHYGRPLPFGELIAELGRRSNRDLSMGELASFLARHLHD